Below is a genomic region from candidate division WOR-3 bacterium.
TGTTGAATTCTTTAGATTTTTACAGCAACAGGGGGTGAAGTTTGTGATTCGGGTCGCCGGTAAGGTATGGATAAGAACTAAAGGTTATCAGGGGTGTGTCAACCAGATACCACTGAGGGCCAAAAAGATAAGGTGGTTATCTCGGGTATTATATCGTAAGACCCGCGGCATCACCTTAAATCTGTTGCTGAAATATCAGCAAGATGATTCATGGTATCTTGCTTCTAATATTAATTGCGCCGACGCGGTATTAGCAATATATCGTCGCCGGATGACAATTGAAGAAGGTTTCCGGGATCTCAAAGATGGTTTGTTTTTTAAACGCCTCCGGCTATCCCGTGCGGACAAAGTGGGCAAATTACTACTGGCTGGGGTTTTAGCTTATCTATTTGCCTTAATTATTGGCAGTCAAGCAGAACGCTATCCTGAGTTACTCCAGTTAATATCCGTATTACCAAAAAAGAAAAAAGCACAGAAATTATTGAGCATATTTAACACAGGGATAATAATCATAAGAAAATGGCCCTCAATCAAATTCCCGCTAGATTTAGTCCCGGAGACATTATGAAAAAAGTGGAGAGGAGTCAGAGTTCTTTCCTCTTGACACTTAAGTACTTTTGGATATAATAAACTGTTATTAGAATTTATTGTCTAATATATAGAAACATTTCCCCTCCCGGTCGCGACCTGCGGGTCGCGGCCGGAAGGGGTTTGGAGGGTGAAATTTAAAAACTCCCGTGATTGCGGGAGTTTTTTGGTTTATGCCCG
It encodes:
- a CDS encoding IS4 family transposase gives rise to the protein KLHGHSRKTLIIITQALLNVKRAVLSELAREIALPIVFKHRLRRVWRFLAKTTFDYQIPCQGLIVWTLTALKDRQYLEIILDWTQIRKDHILAFSIPYHKRSIPLFWIVAPADDFSPHKIERACVHYFLAAVPFQLRAKLVFVADRGFGNVEFFRFLQQQGVKFVIRVAGKVWIRTKGYQGCVNQIPLRAKKIRWLSRVLYRKTRGITLNLLLKYQQDDSWYLASNINCADAVLAIYRRRMTIEEGFRDLKDGLFFKRLRLSRADKVGKLLLAGVLAYLFALIIGSQAERYPELLQLISVLPKKKKAQKLLSIFNTGIIIIRKWPSIKFPLDLVPETL